In one Echinicola marina genomic region, the following are encoded:
- a CDS encoding metal-dependent transcriptional regulator yields MPSLTYAEENYLKAIYHLSDGGKNNVSTNDLSKEMKTKPASVSDMLRKLSEKEVINYRKYYGVTITEEGKKSALQIIRKHRLWEVFLVEKLMFSWDEVHDVAEELEHIKSPILIQRLDDFLGNPKYDPHGDPIPDEFGDVKARPRLPLNELMVNDGGQIVAVKDSSAAFLRYLDKVGAYIGARIKVLDKVEFDGSLEILVDNKKTLFMSKDVAGNILIMQTS; encoded by the coding sequence ATGCCAAGCTTAACATACGCAGAAGAGAACTACCTCAAAGCGATCTACCATTTGTCTGATGGAGGCAAGAACAACGTCTCTACCAATGACCTTTCCAAAGAGATGAAAACCAAGCCCGCCTCTGTCAGTGATATGCTTAGAAAGCTTTCAGAAAAAGAGGTAATCAATTATAGAAAATACTACGGTGTTACGATCACAGAAGAAGGTAAAAAGTCTGCTTTACAAATCATCAGAAAACACCGCCTATGGGAAGTGTTTTTAGTTGAAAAATTGATGTTTAGCTGGGATGAAGTACATGATGTGGCGGAAGAGCTGGAACATATAAAATCTCCTATCCTGATCCAACGATTGGATGACTTCTTAGGCAACCCTAAATACGACCCCCATGGTGACCCTATCCCTGATGAATTTGGAGATGTCAAAGCAAGACCTAGACTTCCTTTGAATGAGTTGATGGTAAATGATGGAGGTCAAATCGTAGCAGTGAAGGACAGCAGTGCTGCCTTCCTAAGATACCTAGACAAGGTGGGAGCTTATATAGGAGCCAGAATAAAGGTACTTGACAAAGTGGAATTTGACGGATCTTTGGAAATATTGGTTGACAACAAGAAAACCCTATTCATGTCCAAAGACGTAGCAGGAAATATATTAATCATGCAAACCTCATGA